A region of the Caballeronia sp. TF1N1 genome:
TCAAAGCCCTTTCTGCTCGATAAACCGGTCGGCAGTCCACATTCCCTGCGTATCGCTATTCGACGCATTGACGAATTCGATGTCGTGTCCGACTACGCGCAATACGCGAAAATGCGAATCGACCGGCGTCGAAACGCATTCGAAGCCTTCGAAATATTGCTGCATTTTTTGATGCTCGCCAGCTTTCGCATGCTCATCGGCCGAATCGAATTTGTCCTTGGACAGGCAACCATATGAGTTAGGCCGAAATGTGAATGTCTGTTGGGCTTGAACCGCGCTGTCCTGGGCCTGCGCAGCGCAAGCGATAGCGAACGTCCCTACCATTGCAACGAGAAAACTGGCGCGCTTCTTCATTGAGTAGCCTCCAAACGAATTCGTCTCGAAATTAGCTATGTATTTAAAAGCCGCTAAATGCAAAAGCCATGCTAATTGACGTTTGAAAGTTTGCAAGCACAAGTTGTGTGCAATTGCAACAAGCCGGAGTGTCGCACGCTTGCGTTAGTTCGTCAGAACGCAGCGTATCGATATGAAAGGCATTAAAAACCTCTATTTGGAGGAAATTGAAGCGGTTATTATTTGCCAATGGTAGCGATTTATCTCAACACGATTCTTGTGCGGCGCATTACCCGACCAAGAGCGCTTTCCAACCTTCCAAGCAATCGATTCTTCGCCGAGATGTCTAGCTAGCCTTCCGGCCTATTGCGCCGCGCCGCCGTTCATGGATAAATCGATCCCAATGAAATCAGGAGACATCTCATGACGCTTGCTCAGTGGCTGCCGTTCGCTATCGCATCGGCCATTCTTGTTGCAATCCCTGGCCCGACCGTATTGCTGGTCGTGTCCTATGCGCTCGGGCACGGGCGCAAGTACGCGCTCGCGACGACGCTCGGCGTGGCGCTCGGCGACCTCACGTCGATGACGGCTTCCATGCTCGGTCTCGGCGTTTTGCTGGCGGCATCGGCGGAACTGTTCATGGTGGTCAAGTGGGTGGGCGCGGCGTATCTGTTTTACTTGGGCATCAAGTTGTGGCGCGCGCCGGTGATCGACACGGACGCAGTCAAGGCCGGCGACGATCTGCGCACCGGCCGCATCCTGGCCCACGCCTACGCGGTAACCACGCTCAACCCGAAGAGCATCATCTTCTTCGTCGCGTTTCTGCCGCAGTTCATCGATCCCCACGCGGCAAGCGTCTCGCAAATCGCGCTGTTCGAGGCAACCTTTGTCGGGCTGGCGGCAGCTAATGCGTTCTTTTACGCGATGCTCGCATCGGGCGCGCGTCGGGCAATTCGCAAGCCCTCCGTGCAGCGCACGGTGAATCGGACCGGTGGCGCGCTGCTCATGGGCGCCGGCGTCTTCGCGGCTGCATGGAAGAGGGCGACATGACTCAAACCGCATTTGCTGATTGGGCGACTAGCGCGCGCCGCGTGTTTTTCGGCTTGCTCGATGACTGGAATCGTCAAGACGCGGCAGCAATGGCCGCGCGATTCGCCGAGCGCGGCAGTCTGGTCGGATTCGACGGCAGCACGATCGATGGCCGCGCGTGCATCGAAGCGCATCTGCAACCGATTTTCGCGCAGCATCCGACGCCGCTTTTCGTGGCCAAGGTGCGGGAAGTCAGACGCATGGCGAGCGGGCAGACTTTGCTTTTGCGTGCGGTTGCAGGGATGTGGCCACGCGGCACGGCGGCGCTCGATCCGAGTCTGAACGCGATTCAGACCATGGTTCTGTCGATGTGCGACGGGGTGTATCGCGTCGAGTTGTTCCAGAACACGCCGGCCGCGTTTCATGGAAGGCCGGAGGAAAGCGACAAACTGAGCGCCGAGTTGCGGGAGATAGGGAAACCGAAACTCGCTTGAGTTACTTTCCGATACAAAACCGGCTGAAAATCACGCCCAGTAGATCATCGGAAGTGAACTCACCCGTGATTGCATTGAGATTTTCTTGAGCGAGGCGCAGCTCTTCAGCGAATAAATCAAGCGCCTGTGAGTTCTGATCGGCGTGGGCGGCCGCCAGCGCCAGATGTTCGCGCGCCGCCCGCAACGCGATGAGATGCCGTTCGCGCGCCAAATACACGCTCTCCGCGCCTGCCTGCCATCCGGCAATCTTGAGCAGCATTTCTCGCAAGAGCGCGATGCCTTCGCCCGTTTTCGCCGAGAGATTGACTTGGCGCGCGTCGCCGTCCGCTTCGCGGCTTGCGGCTGGTACGCCCGCCAGGTCCGTTTTGTTC
Encoded here:
- the sap1 gene encoding surface attachment protein Sap1 → MKKRASFLVAMVGTFAIACAAQAQDSAVQAQQTFTFRPNSYGCLSKDKFDSADEHAKAGEHQKMQQYFEGFECVSTPVDSHFRVLRVVGHDIEFVNASNSDTQGMWTADRFIEQKGL
- a CDS encoding LysE family translocator — translated: MTLAQWLPFAIASAILVAIPGPTVLLVVSYALGHGRKYALATTLGVALGDLTSMTASMLGLGVLLAASAELFMVVKWVGAAYLFYLGIKLWRAPVIDTDAVKAGDDLRTGRILAHAYAVTTLNPKSIIFFVAFLPQFIDPHAASVSQIALFEATFVGLAAANAFFYAMLASGARRAIRKPSVQRTVNRTGGALLMGAGVFAAAWKRAT
- a CDS encoding SgcJ/EcaC family oxidoreductase codes for the protein MTQTAFADWATSARRVFFGLLDDWNRQDAAAMAARFAERGSLVGFDGSTIDGRACIEAHLQPIFAQHPTPLFVAKVREVRRMASGQTLLLRAVAGMWPRGTAALDPSLNAIQTMVLSMCDGVYRVELFQNTPAAFHGRPEESDKLSAELREIGKPKLA